One region of Streptomyces leeuwenhoekii genomic DNA includes:
- a CDS encoding glycoside hydrolase family 3 protein: MPDSSTGSSAQPSRRTLLAATAGVTAALAASGTASARTARTGDDALRALVSRMTLEEKVGQLFVTRVYGHSATAPDQADIDANLKEIGVRTAAELIARYRVGGVIYFAWAHNTRDPQQIAALSDGIQQASLEQPRGLPVLVSTDQEHGIVARVGEPATLFPGAMAVGAGGSRSDARTLGRIAGAELRALGIRQDYAPVADVNVNPANPVIGVRSFGSDPRAVAELVAAEVTGYQRAGVAACAKHFPGHGDTAVDSHTGFPVITHTRAQWEELDAPPFRAAIEAGIDSIMTAHLMFPALDASGDPATLSRPILTGILREELGYDGVVVTDSLGMEGVRTKYGDERVPVLALKAGVDQLLNPPRLDLAWNAVLKAVQEGELTEARLDESILRILRLKAKLGLFREPYTDPDGVARVVGTRAHLAAADRIAERTTTLLVNEGNLLPLSRRRTPKLLVVGADPASPSGTTGPPTAVLAGALTELGFTATALSTGTSPSTSTVARAVAAAREADAVVVGTYNVTASSTQKTLVRELLATGKPVVAVAVRNPYDVAHLPDVLAFLAAYSWTDVELRAAARVIAGRAAPRGRLPVPVMRAGDPASVLYPVGHGLRYRR; the protein is encoded by the coding sequence GTGCCCGACAGCAGCACGGGAAGCAGCGCACAGCCCTCCAGACGCACCCTCCTCGCCGCCACCGCCGGTGTCACCGCGGCCCTGGCGGCCTCCGGCACCGCCTCCGCCCGGACCGCCCGGACCGGCGACGACGCACTCCGTGCCCTGGTCTCCCGTATGACCCTGGAGGAGAAGGTCGGCCAGCTCTTCGTGACGCGGGTCTACGGCCACTCCGCCACCGCCCCCGACCAGGCCGACATCGACGCCAACCTGAAGGAGATCGGCGTCCGCACCGCCGCCGAGCTGATCGCCCGGTACCGCGTGGGCGGCGTCATCTACTTCGCCTGGGCGCACAACACCCGCGATCCGCAGCAGATCGCCGCCCTGTCCGACGGCATCCAGCAGGCCTCCCTGGAGCAGCCGCGCGGCCTGCCCGTGCTCGTCTCCACCGACCAGGAGCACGGCATAGTGGCCCGGGTGGGCGAACCGGCCACGCTGTTCCCGGGGGCCATGGCGGTCGGCGCGGGCGGCTCGCGCTCCGACGCGCGCACCCTGGGGCGGATCGCCGGCGCCGAGCTGCGCGCCCTGGGCATCCGGCAGGACTACGCGCCCGTGGCCGACGTGAACGTCAACCCCGCCAACCCGGTGATCGGCGTGCGCTCCTTCGGCTCCGACCCCCGGGCGGTGGCGGAGCTGGTGGCCGCCGAGGTCACCGGCTACCAGCGCGCGGGGGTCGCGGCGTGCGCCAAGCACTTCCCCGGACACGGCGACACCGCCGTCGACAGCCACACCGGCTTCCCGGTCATCACGCACACCCGCGCCCAGTGGGAGGAGCTGGACGCGCCGCCGTTCCGCGCCGCGATCGAGGCCGGCATCGACTCGATCATGACCGCCCACCTGATGTTCCCGGCGCTCGACGCCTCCGGCGACCCGGCCACCCTCTCCCGCCCCATCCTCACCGGCATCCTGCGCGAGGAGCTCGGCTACGACGGGGTCGTCGTCACCGACTCCCTCGGCATGGAGGGCGTGCGGACGAAGTACGGCGACGAGCGGGTACCGGTGCTCGCGCTGAAGGCGGGCGTGGACCAACTGCTCAACCCGCCCCGGCTGGACCTGGCCTGGAACGCCGTCCTGAAGGCCGTCCAGGAGGGCGAACTGACCGAAGCGCGACTGGACGAATCGATTCTGCGCATCCTCCGGCTGAAGGCGAAGCTCGGGCTGTTCCGCGAGCCGTACACCGACCCGGACGGCGTGGCCCGGGTGGTCGGCACCCGGGCCCACCTGGCCGCGGCCGACCGGATCGCCGAGCGGACCACCACCCTGCTGGTCAACGAGGGGAACCTGCTGCCGCTGTCCCGGCGGCGGACGCCGAAGCTGCTCGTCGTCGGCGCCGACCCCGCCTCGCCGTCCGGCACGACCGGCCCGCCCACCGCCGTGCTCGCCGGGGCGCTCACCGAACTCGGGTTCACCGCGACCGCCCTGTCCACGGGCACCTCCCCGTCCACCTCGACCGTCGCCCGTGCGGTGGCGGCGGCGCGGGAAGCGGACGCGGTGGTGGTCGGCACCTACAACGTCACGGCGAGCAGCACCCAGAAGACGCTGGTACGGGAGTTGCTGGCGACCGGGAAGCCGGTGGTGGCGGTGGCCGTCCGCAACCCCTACGACGTGGCCCACCTGCCCGACGTGCTCGCCTTCCTCGCCGCCTACTCGTGGACCGACGTCGAACTGCGCGCCGCCGCGCGGGTGATCGCGGGCCGGGCGGCACCGCGCGGCCGACTGCCGGTACCGGTGATGCGGGCCGGTGATCCGGCGTCGGTGCTGTACCCGGTAGGGCACGGGCTGAGGTACCGGCGCTAG